In the genome of Stegostoma tigrinum isolate sSteTig4 chromosome 29, sSteTig4.hap1, whole genome shotgun sequence, one region contains:
- the rpl7a gene encoding 60S ribosomal protein L7a, translated as MPKGKKAKGKKVAPPPSVVRKHEVKKVVNPLFEKRPKNFGIGQDIQPKRDLTRFVKWPRYVRLQRQRAILYKRLKVPPAINQFTQALDRQTATQLFKLAHKYRPETKLEKKQRLLVRAQHKAAGKADAPTKRPAVLRAGVNTVTTLVESKKAQLVIVAHDVDPIELVVFLPALCRKMGVPYCIVKGKARLGRLVHRKTATCLALAQINPEDKGAMAKLIEAVRTNYNERFDEIRRHWGGGILGPKSVARIAKLEKAKAKELATKLG; from the exons aTG CCAAAAGGAAAGAAAGCCAAAGGCAAGAAGGTGGCCCCACCTCCTTCTGTTGTCAGGAAGCATGAGGTTAAAAAGGTTGTGAACCCTCTGTTTGAGAAGAGACCCAAAAACTTTGGAATCG GTCAGGATATCCAACCCAAGAGGGACCTGACCCGATTTGTAAAATGGCCTCGATATGTGAGACTTCAGCGTCAAAGGGCCATTCTATACAAACGCCTGAAGGTACCTCCAGCAATTAACCAGTTCACTCAAGCCCTGGACAGGCAGACAG CCACCCAACTCTTCAAACTGGCCCATAAATACAGGCCCGAGACCAAGCTGGAGAAGAAGCAGCGGCTGTTAGTCCGAGCCCAGCACAAAGCAGCTGGGAAGGCTGACGCTCCAACTAAGAGGCCAGCAGTTCTCCGCGCAG GTGTGAACACTGTTACCACTCTGGTGGAGAGCAAGAAAGCTCAGCTGGTGATTGTCGCACATGATGTAGATCCCATTGAG ctggTTGTGTTCCTGCCTGCTCTCTGCCGGAAGATGGGGGTCCCTTACTGCATTGTCAAAGGCAAAGCCAGGCTTGGGCGTCTGGTGCACCGAAAAACTGCCACCTGCCTTGCCCTGGCTCAGATCAACCC tgAGGATAAGGGAGCGATGGCCAAACTAATTGAGGCTGTGCGGACTAACTACAACGAGCGATTTGATGAG ATCCGCCGACACTGGGGTGGTGGCATTCTGGGCCCCAAATCTGTGGCTCGCATTGCGAAGCTGGAGAAGGCTAAGGCCAAAGAACTGGCAACCAAACTGGGCTAA
- the LOC125465309 gene encoding surfeit locus protein 1 isoform X3, giving the protein MPPATNLKASLSPVSGIVHFAELLNACSAEVFPGTELVLPHVRAKLAGVAKRRNGVNISTTTVATGTDDSFLKWTLLLIPVTTFSLGTWQVQRRKWKLQLIKDLQARTRSEPLPLPLGVRILVNRGFVPRTRLKPETRTKGQITDEVEIVGVIRLTESRRPFTPQNDVERNCWYYRDLEAMAHAVGTEPILIDADFNSTVPGGPIGGQTRVTLRNEHLQYILTWYGLCAATSYMWFQKFVRKVAA; this is encoded by the exons atgcctccagcCACTAATCTAAAAGCCAGCCTTTCCCCAGTTTCTGGAATCGTGCATTTTGCTGAG CTCTTGAATGCTTGTTCGGCAGAAGTTTTTCCTGGGACTGAACTGGTCTTACCCCATGTCAGAGCAAAACTTGCAG GGGTTGCTAAGAGACGAAATGGGGTGAACATTTCCACGACCACAGTTGCCACGGGGACCGATGATTCATTCCTGAAGTGGACCCTGCTCCTGATTCCTGTCACTACCTTCAGCCTGGGCACCTGGCAG GTGCAGCGGCGGAAATGGAAGCTGCAGCTCATCAAGGACCTGCAAGCACGAACTCGCTCGGAGCCACTGCCCCTGCCCCTGGG GGTGAGGATTCTTGTGAATAGAGGCTTTGTTCCCAGAACGAGACTGAAACCGGAAACACGGACCAAAGGACAG ATTACAGACGAGGTGGAGATCGTTGGTGTCATCCGACTGACAGAAAGTCGCAGACCGTTCACTCCTCAGAACGATGTCGAGAGGAATTGTTGGTATTACCGCGATTTGGAGGCAATGGCACATGCTGTGGGCACAGAACCCATCCTCATTGACGCAGACTTCA ACAGTACTGTCCCTGGAGGTCCAATTGGTGGGCAGACAAGAGTAACCCTGAGGAATGAGCACCTGCAGTACATCCTAACCTG gTATGGGCTGTGTGCAGCAACCTCCTATATGTGGTTCCAGAAGTTTGTACGGAAAGTGGCTGCCTAG
- the LOC125465309 gene encoding surfeit locus protein 1 isoform X2 encodes MLRILRCSPRLLNACSAEVFPGTELVLPHVRAKLAGVAKRRNGVNISTTTVATGTDDSFLKWTLLLIPVTTFSLGTWQVQRRKWKLQLIKDLQARTRSEPLPLPLGQLELKQLEYRRVRVRGRFDHSKELYIMPRTRVDPDKDVQEAGRLMSSTEPGANVITPFDCTELGVRILVNRGFVPRTRLKPETRTKGQITDEVEIVGVIRLTESRRPFTPQNDVERNCWYYRDLEAMAHAVGTEPILIDADFNSTVPGGPIGGQTRVTLRNEHLQYILTWYGLCAATSYMWFQKFVRKVAA; translated from the exons ATGCTGCGGATTCTCCGGTGTTCGCCCCGG CTCTTGAATGCTTGTTCGGCAGAAGTTTTTCCTGGGACTGAACTGGTCTTACCCCATGTCAGAGCAAAACTTGCAG GGGTTGCTAAGAGACGAAATGGGGTGAACATTTCCACGACCACAGTTGCCACGGGGACCGATGATTCATTCCTGAAGTGGACCCTGCTCCTGATTCCTGTCACTACCTTCAGCCTGGGCACCTGGCAG GTGCAGCGGCGGAAATGGAAGCTGCAGCTCATCAAGGACCTGCAAGCACGAACTCGCTCGGAGCCACTGCCCCTGCCCCTGGG GCAGttggagctgaagcagcttgagTACAGGAGGGTGAGGGTCCGAGGGAGGTTTGACCACTCCAAGGAACTCTACATCATGCCGCGAACGAGGGTGGACCCAGACAAAGATGTACAAGAAGCTGGGCGCCTGATGTCCAGCACAGAGCCTGGAGCCAATGTGATCACTCCATTCGACTGTACTGAGCTGGG GGTGAGGATTCTTGTGAATAGAGGCTTTGTTCCCAGAACGAGACTGAAACCGGAAACACGGACCAAAGGACAG ATTACAGACGAGGTGGAGATCGTTGGTGTCATCCGACTGACAGAAAGTCGCAGACCGTTCACTCCTCAGAACGATGTCGAGAGGAATTGTTGGTATTACCGCGATTTGGAGGCAATGGCACATGCTGTGGGCACAGAACCCATCCTCATTGACGCAGACTTCA ACAGTACTGTCCCTGGAGGTCCAATTGGTGGGCAGACAAGAGTAACCCTGAGGAATGAGCACCTGCAGTACATCCTAACCTG gTATGGGCTGTGTGCAGCAACCTCCTATATGTGGTTCCAGAAGTTTGTACGGAAAGTGGCTGCCTAG
- the LOC125465309 gene encoding surfeit locus protein 1 isoform X1: protein MPPATNLKASLSPVSGIVHFAELLNACSAEVFPGTELVLPHVRAKLAGVAKRRNGVNISTTTVATGTDDSFLKWTLLLIPVTTFSLGTWQVQRRKWKLQLIKDLQARTRSEPLPLPLGQLELKQLEYRRVRVRGRFDHSKELYIMPRTRVDPDKDVQEAGRLMSSTEPGANVITPFDCTELGVRILVNRGFVPRTRLKPETRTKGQITDEVEIVGVIRLTESRRPFTPQNDVERNCWYYRDLEAMAHAVGTEPILIDADFNSTVPGGPIGGQTRVTLRNEHLQYILTWYGLCAATSYMWFQKFVRKVAA from the exons atgcctccagcCACTAATCTAAAAGCCAGCCTTTCCCCAGTTTCTGGAATCGTGCATTTTGCTGAG CTCTTGAATGCTTGTTCGGCAGAAGTTTTTCCTGGGACTGAACTGGTCTTACCCCATGTCAGAGCAAAACTTGCAG GGGTTGCTAAGAGACGAAATGGGGTGAACATTTCCACGACCACAGTTGCCACGGGGACCGATGATTCATTCCTGAAGTGGACCCTGCTCCTGATTCCTGTCACTACCTTCAGCCTGGGCACCTGGCAG GTGCAGCGGCGGAAATGGAAGCTGCAGCTCATCAAGGACCTGCAAGCACGAACTCGCTCGGAGCCACTGCCCCTGCCCCTGGG GCAGttggagctgaagcagcttgagTACAGGAGGGTGAGGGTCCGAGGGAGGTTTGACCACTCCAAGGAACTCTACATCATGCCGCGAACGAGGGTGGACCCAGACAAAGATGTACAAGAAGCTGGGCGCCTGATGTCCAGCACAGAGCCTGGAGCCAATGTGATCACTCCATTCGACTGTACTGAGCTGGG GGTGAGGATTCTTGTGAATAGAGGCTTTGTTCCCAGAACGAGACTGAAACCGGAAACACGGACCAAAGGACAG ATTACAGACGAGGTGGAGATCGTTGGTGTCATCCGACTGACAGAAAGTCGCAGACCGTTCACTCCTCAGAACGATGTCGAGAGGAATTGTTGGTATTACCGCGATTTGGAGGCAATGGCACATGCTGTGGGCACAGAACCCATCCTCATTGACGCAGACTTCA ACAGTACTGTCCCTGGAGGTCCAATTGGTGGGCAGACAAGAGTAACCCTGAGGAATGAGCACCTGCAGTACATCCTAACCTG gTATGGGCTGTGTGCAGCAACCTCCTATATGTGGTTCCAGAAGTTTGTACGGAAAGTGGCTGCCTAG